In the genome of Candidatus Ornithobacterium hominis, the window TTGCTTTTATCAAAGTATTTAGAAACATCAGAAAATTTAATCATAAAGGTTCTTTTGAAGGGTGGGTTAGGAGAATAATGGTCAATCAGTGTATTGATAATCTCAGGAAAAAGAAAAAAGAAAATTGGGTGGCACTCAATGAGAGCACTACACCTGTGCAAGAGGATGAAGTTTTAGATGATGATTTTACTGCTCAAGAACTATTAAAAGAAATTCAAAATTTACCCCCACAATATCGCATGGTATTTAATTTATATTTTTTAGAAGATTTTTCTCATAAAGAAATTGCCGAAATGCTCGGCATATCAGAAAGCACTTCAAAGTCAAATTTACACCGAGCCAAAGTAAAATTGAAGGA includes:
- a CDS encoding RNA polymerase sigma factor, producing the protein MVEDCKKNDPSAQKKLYDLLSPAMFAVCLSYFNCEDDAQESFQLAFIKVFRNIRKFNHKGSFEGWVRRIMVNQCIDNLRKKKKENWVALNESTTPVQEDEVLDDDFTAQELLKEIQNLPPQYRMVFNLYFLEDFSHKEIAEMLGISESTSKSNLHRAKVKLKEELQKKYKK